The DNA segment GGCGCGATGAAATCAAATCTGCTGAGGAGTTCGACTTTAGATAACCATTCACGCCCATGGTCGATCAAAGCAGTGGCATCATCATGCAAGAATTGAATCGGTTTGATAGCTTTGCGGTGATCACTTTTCCGCACAAAAGGAAAAGTTACCTTATATCTGCCCGCATCGCCTATGACGGCAGACTTGTAGACATCTCCCAGGTTATGACTTAATAGCAATTCTTTAACTTGTTTTCTCATTTTTTCTTCGTAGCTTGGCTCGTTCGCAAAGCTGCGCTGAATGTAATGATCAAACAGTTGTTCCACCTTCGCTATCGGATCGTCGCAGAATAAAACCCTGCTATCGCTAAATCGAACAATATCCTCACGGCAGCGAGTCAATTCCGCGTAAAGGTTGGCGTCGACCCGGCCGCCAAAATCATAAAACTTCTGGATACGCTCGATTTCGGCTCTGACAATTTTTACGGCATAACCAAAAACATCCTTGTTTAACGGATCGAAAAAATCGGTTATTCGTTTGTGCTGGCGGCTTTCCAATAACCTAAATTCCAGACGCTTAGACGCAGTTGCAAACAACACCACGCCGATGTTGGCGAATTCTTGTGTTTCAGCAAAAGGCTGAAAACGGATAATGTTGTATTTGCAAACTTGTCTGTTCATGGCAGTTTCAACCAAAGGTTACCGTTGGCGTCATCGGTCAGGCGTTGGATATGTTGGTTAGGATTAAATATAGAGTAGTCTGCGTTATACTCCAACCACTCTGGCGGGACTTTATCCCATGCTGATTGCCAACTGTCCAGTGCCTTTTGCATCCGCGCTTCAAACGTTTGCTTTTCTATAAAGTCATCCTGTTTGTTACGGAACTCAGATTTGAACACATGCGTAGTCCAAAAACTTTCATGACTAAACGCTGGATCAAAAATCAGATTGTGGTCAATAACATACAACTTTGATTCGTCAGGCTTCCATAACAAATTAGGATTGCCACCCAGTTCGGTCAGTGTTCGATCTTCATGCTCAACCCATAAATCGAAAAGCAACACAGCAAGCCTTGTAGTCTTATCTAGGTGCGGAATAGTTTCAAACTTGAGCTCGGTAACTGATGGAATCTGTTTGGACGCAAAGACATACCCACCTTTCAGTTCGGAAGCTGCAGGACCTTCATAAGCATTCGCTAAAGCGTCGGCTAAATAGGCAAGCTGGAACTCTGGTACCGGTAAACCGAAGGCTTGAGCCAGATTTGCCCCCATCCATTCTTTGACCAAACCTATGCTAGAAGCCGCATAGCCTTTTACAAAATAGCTATTGCCATCACAAGCCGTACATAAAAACGGTGTGGTTCTGCCTTGGTCGGCCGGCCTGATAATTTCAACGATCTCAAGCATTGAGCTTTACGGAATCCGGCTTAAACACTTTTTTCTTAATTTTCTTCACGAATTCAAAAATGTCTTAAAACATCGCGATGTCTATGCATTGGCTTACCGTGATTCTCCAGCGACCATTCACAATGTTCGAGCAAGACATCTCGCGCGAACCGAGCTCGCTCTGGCCCATAATCCTCGCGAATACGTCCAAGAATGACTCTGTATTGCATGGCACTACCGTCTCTATGATAGGGATGACCATTGAACAGGCTATCAAGCCAAAGCATAGTCATACTGGCTGAATTGGCATTCATGCCATCTGGAACGTAGTTTCTGTTTCCATTTCGCCATGCTTCGTAACATTCCAAAATCATTTGTTCCGTAATAGGCATTTTAACCAACCTCATCAGTTTGAAATTAACCCAACACCCCAGCGATCTCCCGAAAACAAGCCAGCCCCGCTTCTACGTTCTCAATAATCTCGGCGGCAATATCGTCAGGCTCCGGCAGGTTATCCAGATCGGCCAGTGATTTATCCTTCAGCCAGAAAATGTCCAGACTGGTCTTATCCCTCGCCAGGATTTGCTCATAGCTGAATTTGCGCCAGCGGCCTTCCAGGTTGATTTGTTCGTTCCAGGTTTCGCTACGTTGATGGCGGTTGGCCGGGTTGTAGCAGCCTATAAAGTCCTGCAAATCCTCAAACCGTAGCGGTTTCTTTTTCAGGGTGTGATGGATATTGGTGCGGTAATCGTAATACCAGATTTCCTTGGTCCACGGGGTGGGGCTGGCTTCGCGGTTATCGAAAAACAGCACGTTGGCTTTCACGCCGTTGGCGTAAAAAATCCCGGTCGGCAAACGTAAGATGGTGTGTAAGTCGGTATTCTGCATCAGCTTTTTGCGTACCGTTTCACCGGCACCGCCTTCAAACAACACGTTATCCGGTACTACCACGGCGGCACGACCGGCGATTTTCAACAGGCTGCGAATATGCTGCACAAAATTCAGCTGTTTGTTGGAAGTGGTCGCCCAGAAATCCTGACGGTTATAGGTCAGATCATCCTTTTCCTGTTCGCCTTCCTCATTGGTAAACGTCATGCTGCTTTTCTTGCCAAACGGCGGATTGGCCAGCACGTAGTCAACGGTTTCAGTGGGCGGAGACACCAAGGCATCGTTCGATGAAATGGCACTATTGCCGTCAATCTCGCCGATGTTATGCAAAAACATATTCATCAAGCACATGCGGCGGGTATTGGCGACGATTTCGTTACCATAAAAAGTTTCGTGCTTTAAAAATGCTAACTGCTTTTTATCCAGCGGGTAATTGGCTTTTAAAAAGTCATAGGCTGCCAAAAAGAAACCGCCTGTGCCGCAAGCCGGATCAGCAATCGACTTGCCCGGTTCTGGCCGCACACACTCCACCATCGCCTTAATCAGCGCCCGTGGCGTAAAGTATTGCCCCGCGCCGGACTTGGTATCCTCGGCGTTTTTCTCCAGCAAACCCTCGTAGATCGTGCCTTTTGTATCCGCGCCCATCACCACCCAATCGGTGTCGTTGACCATATCGATCAAGCGCGACAGCTTGGCTGGGTCCTGAATCTTGTTTTGCGCCTTGGTGAAGATTTGCCCCAACATGCCGGATTTATTGCCCAGCTCGCGCAACAGCATCACGTAATGACCTTCCAGCGCCGCGC comes from the Methylomonas sp. LL1 genome and includes:
- a CDS encoding DUF3037 domain-containing protein; the protein is MNRQVCKYNIIRFQPFAETQEFANIGVVLFATASKRLEFRLLESRQHKRITDFFDPLNKDVFGYAVKIVRAEIERIQKFYDFGGRVDANLYAELTRCREDIVRFSDSRVLFCDDPIAKVEQLFDHYIQRSFANEPSYEEKMRKQVKELLLSHNLGDVYKSAVIGDAGRYKVTFPFVRKSDHRKAIKPIQFLHDDATALIDHGREWLSKVELLSRFDFIAPEEVLFAYKTKAPSERAEFDPFDEVRKMAEKLGVTMIDMAASDEIVKFANC
- a CDS encoding HipA family kinase — translated: MLEIVEIIRPADQGRTTPFLCTACDGNSYFVKGYAASSIGLVKEWMGANLAQAFGLPVPEFQLAYLADALANAYEGPAASELKGGYVFASKQIPSVTELKFETIPHLDKTTRLAVLLFDLWVEHEDRTLTELGGNPNLLWKPDESKLYVIDHNLIFDPAFSHESFWTTHVFKSEFRNKQDDFIEKQTFEARMQKALDSWQSAWDKVPPEWLEYNADYSIFNPNQHIQRLTDDANGNLWLKLP
- a CDS encoding class I SAM-dependent DNA methyltransferase, whose protein sequence is MNAESIVSKVWSFCTTLRDDGVGYGDYLEQLTYLIFLKMADEYSRPPHNRNVGIPAEYNWQSLKAKKGAALEGHYVMLLRELGNKSGMLGQIFTKAQNKIQDPAKLSRLIDMVNDTDWVVMGADTKGTIYEGLLEKNAEDTKSGAGQYFTPRALIKAMVECVRPEPGKSIADPACGTGGFFLAAYDFLKANYPLDKKQLAFLKHETFYGNEIVANTRRMCLMNMFLHNIGEIDGNSAISSNDALVSPPTETVDYVLANPPFGKKSSMTFTNEEGEQEKDDLTYNRQDFWATTSNKQLNFVQHIRSLLKIAGRAAVVVPDNVLFEGGAGETVRKKLMQNTDLHTILRLPTGIFYANGVKANVLFFDNREASPTPWTKEIWYYDYRTNIHHTLKKKPLRFEDLQDFIGCYNPANRHQRSETWNEQINLEGRWRKFSYEQILARDKTSLDIFWLKDKSLADLDNLPEPDDIAAEIIENVEAGLACFREIAGVLG